Genomic DNA from Bacillota bacterium:
CACCCCGGCGGGTTATTGGTTCTGGGACGATCTTGGATACGGCCCGTCTTAGATACCTGATCGCCGAACAGATGGGCCTTGATCCCCGTAGTGTCCATGCCTACGTGATCGGAGAACACGGGGACTCGGAGTTGGTGGTGTGGAGTTCGGCTAATATCGCGGGGATTCGCATCCAGGATTTTTGTCCCGTCTGTCGGTCCTACTACAACGGTCCGATCCTGGAGGAGATCTTCCATAATGTCCGCAATGCGGCCTATGAAATCATCAAGCGCAAGAAGGCTACCTATTACGGTATTGCCATGGGCCTGCACCGCATTGTGGAGTCGATCCTGTTGGACCAGGGTTCTGTTTGGACCGTGTCTACTTTAGTCAATGACTACTATGGGGTGAACGATGTCTGTCTGGGGATGCCCGCGGTGATTAACAGTACCGGTATTGATAAGATCCTAAGGATTCCCCTAAACGAGGAAGAGGAAAAGCTGTTCAAGGCCTCCGCGGAGATTGTGAAAGAGGTTACCTACGGGGCCTTGGGCCGGAGTCAGGAGAGGACCAACGGCACCTTAGACAGCTATGTCTTGGACAACCCAAGGGCCGATCAGTGACGGCCCTTGGGTGGAAAACCTAGCCTTGCAGTTTCCTCAAGTTTGACAACTCTGTGCTGACGAAGTCCATCAATTCTGCCAGGACCGGTTCCGAGAAGGCGAACTGGATCTCCGCGGCCTGGTAGATCTCCAACAGGGGCCTTGAGCCGCCTAAGGACAGGGCACGTTTGTAGTTTTCGATGGCCCGGCGGGGATCCTCTTTGTATTGTCGCCACAGCTGCAGGGCTCCCAGCTGGGCAATGGCGTATTCGATATAATAAAAGGGGTTGCCAAAGATGTGGCTTTGGGCCTTCCACGCGTGGCTCAGTTCCCGTTCAAGCCCAGACCAGTCGGTATAGTGATGGCTGAACTGGGACGCGATTTCCCGGAATTTCTCATTGC
This window encodes:
- a CDS encoding L-lactate dehydrogenase, which encodes MTEPVHKGAKVVVVGTGMVGASFAYTAVMKGLISELVLIDLDRDRAEGEAMDLNHSLPFASPMKIYAGDYPDCADAQIIVICAGAPQKPGQTRLDLAKTNTQIMKDIVQRITRYNNDTILLVASNPVDVLTYAAIEYSGFSPRRVIGSGTILDTARLRYLIAEQMGLDPRSVHAYVIGEHGDSELVVWSSANIAGIRIQDFCPVCRSYYNGPILEEIFHNVRNAAYEIIKRKKATYYGIAMGLHRIVESILLDQGSVWTVSTLVNDYYGVNDVCLGMPAVINSTGIDKILRIPLNEEEEKLFKASAEIVKEVTYGALGRSQERTNGTLDSYVLDNPRADQ